The window TGGCGTTTATCTCGAAAGATACGGTCTGGTGATACCCCAGGAACTGAATCGGTTATGGCAATGAACTGTTTCGCTCAATCTTACATGGAGCAGCTTCACCTTGTTGTGCGGATTCTTCCGGCGATTGCGCGAAATGGTGCGTTTGCGCTCAAAGGCGGAACTGCCATCAATCTTTTCGAGCGCGGACTGCCGCGCCTGTCAGTCGATATCGACCTCTGTTACCCGCATTTCAGCGAACGCGCCGAAGCCCTTGGCTCTATTGTCAAACATCTGACATCGATCAGGCAGGACTTATCAAAGCGTATCCACGGGATAAAGTTTGTCAATCTTGGCGTGGAGTCGCTGGAATATAAGCTGCTTTGCCGGACGCCTGAAGCCATTGTCAAAATCGAGGTGAACACTACGATGCGCGGCCACGTCTTTCCCATACGCACGATGCCCGTGCACCCAGACGCCGAAGAAATTCTCGGCCAGTACACGGAGATGCCGGTGATATCGAGAGAGGAGTTATACGGCGGAAAAATCTGCGCTGCGCTCGACCGCCAACACCCCCGCGATTTGTTCGATTTGGCTCCGTTTCTATCGGGTTCGGGAAATGGCTTCGACAGGCGAATTGTCCTTGGTTTCATCATCTGCCTGTTGAGCCATAATCGCCCACTCCATGAGCTGCTCGCACCCAACGCGCACGATATGAAGGAGGCGTTTGACAACCAATTTGTTGGAATGAGCGCTATGCCCTTTACCTATGAGGATTACGTCAAGACGAGGGAAATGCTCTTCGCGGCTCTTCCCGCCCTATTGGACGACGCCGACCGGAAATTCCTGGTATCGTTCGCCGAAGGTGCCCCCGATTGGAGCCTCTTTGAAGTTCCAGACGCTGCGAGGCTCCCCGCGATACTCTGGAAGCTTCGCAATATCGATATATTGAAAGAACGTTCCCCTCGCAAATTCGACGATCAATGCGCGATCCTGCGTGAAGTATTGAAATAAACAGCGAACGGTGTATGTAAAGTTTTCAACGAACACAGCCTTCCATTATTTCCATCTTCTTTACGTTATATCTTCCCTGAGGGGCATTATTGATTGTGACGCCGGTATTATTGATATACATTAAGATTTTTATCCTTCCCTCTTTTTTCTTGTTAAATGGCGCGGCGAATGTCTATATACGGTGCGTAATATTCCGTCTCTGCCGTGCGCAAAAGTTATATAATATTGGCAATAGATAAAACGAAAGGAATGGTGGCAGCAATGAAGGAACTGAAGATGTTTATGTTCGAGGGATGCCCGCACTGCAAACGGGCTGAGGAGATGATATCGGAGCTGCTTGCCAGGCACCCGGAATACAAAGAGGTGCCCTTCGTCATGATCGACGAAAAGAAGGAGCCCGAAGTTGCCGACAAATACGATTATTACTACGTCCCCACATTTTTTGTCGGCAGCGAGAAGATCGCCGAGGGAGTTCCCACCGAAGAGGGTGTGGAAAAGGCATTCAGCACGGCATATAAAGGATAGGCGGGGAGAACTTGAAGAACGTTGAAGATCTGGAAATAATGGAGCTGGTGGGCGGTACGCCGCTCTACCGGCTCAAAAGGGACGGCGGCGGCGCGCAGGCCTGGATAAAGCTTGAGGGCGGCAACCCCGGAGGCTCGATCAAGGACCGCGCCGCCTGGGGTATGCTGAAAGAGGCGCAGAAAAATGGCCAGCTCACGGAAAAGACGGTGATTGTGGAGCCGACGAGCGGCAACACAGGCATCGGGCTTGCGATGCTCGGACGGGCGCTCGGTCTGCCGGTGGTTCTGACGATGCCGGAATCGATGTCGCAGGAGCGCCGCGCGGTGCTCGCCGCCTTTGGCGCGAAGCTTGTGCTGACCCCCGCCTCCGAGGGGATGGCGGGCGCGGTAAACGAGGCGAAAAGAATGCTGGCCGAGGATGCGAACGCGCTGATGCTCGACCAGTTTTCCAACCCAGGCAACCCGCGCGCGCATGAGGAGAGCACGGGGCCGGAGATCCTGGCCCAGCTGCCCGACGGCAAGAAGCTGGCGGCCTTTGTCGCCTCTTTCGGCACCGGCGGCACCGTCACAGGCGTTGGCCGCGCCCTGCGCAAAGAGTTTCCCGAGGTGAAGGTCATCGCCGTGGAACCGGCGTCCAGCCCTCTGATCACCAAGGGCAAGGCCGGTCCGCATAAGATCCAGGGGATCGGCGCGAACTTTGTCCCCGCGAACCTCGCCGTCTCAGAGATCGACGAGTTCATGACCGTCACCGACGAAGATGCTCTGTCGACCGCGCGCCGTCTGGCCGCCGAGGAGGGCCTTTTCAGCGGCATCTCCACCGGAGCCAACGTCTGGGCGGCGCTGAAGGTGGCGGCCGACCTCCCGCGGGACAATGTCGTCGTCACGGTCCAGCCGGACCGCGGCGATAAGTACCTGAGCATTTTTTCCAGTTAATTTTCCGCAAAAGGCTGTACAAAATAAAGAATTACTGATAGTTTATCAGAGTAAAACCTTTTGCTGGAGGAGTTATATGCCACAGGTCGATCAAAATATAAAGGAAAAGATGCTCTTTATAAAAAAATTTGTCGCGGAGCCGCGTATGATCGGCAGCATTACTCCCAGCTCCCCGCAGCTTGTCGCCTCCATGCTCTGTAATGTAGACTGGGACAAAATCGCCTGTATCGCGGAGTTTGGCGCCGGTACCGGCGTTGTGACGAAGGCGATCATGAAAAACAAGCTGCCGCAGAGCAGGCTCTTTGTATTTGAGATAGAGGACGACCTCAGGCAGAAGCTGATACGCGATACGGGGCTCGATATCTACGACGACGCGAGGCGGCTGCCGCATGTACTCAGAGAGGAGCGGCTTCGCAAGGTCGATCTGATAGTCTCCGGCCTGCCTTACGCGGTTCTGCCGCAGGAAGTCACCGCCGCCGTGCTCGACGGTATCTCCCGCACCCTCGCCGAGGACGGCATGTTTGTCGCTTTTCAATATTCCCTCCATATGAAGAGCGCCTTTGAGCGGATATTCAAAGAGGTCAAAATTCGATTTGTGATGATGAACATCCCCCCGGCCTTCGTATATGAGTGCCGGGGATTAAAGGGATAGGCAAAGGGCCGTATTTCCCTGAAAGGCGGATGATGCCGGTGGAAAGCAAGATCGCCCTCTTCACTGATAAAGATGTTACGCTTGAGGTTCCCGTATCTCCCGAACGTGATACGGTTTGGCTGACGGCAAATCAAATGGCGTTATTGTTTGATAAGGATGAGAAGACGATTCGCAAACATATCAACAATGTCTTTGCCGATGATGAGTTGTCTTTGGAGAACAACACGCAAAAAATGCGTGTTGTTGGCGTGAAGCAGCCGGTGGCTATTATGATTGCGGAATCCCGCACCGAGGAAAAGTTGGATGATTCAGTTGTCGCAAAATTTGCGACAACTGCCGCCGATGGAAAGACCTGCTAAATAAATTATCCGTACACAAAGCGAGGAGCCCCGGATTTTTCAGGGCTCCTCTTCTGTTATCGCGAATGATTTTTTAATAGGCGTCCGCGGGGGCGGCGGGGAGGTTTTCGAGCTTCTTGCGGCTCTCGCGCACCTTGCTGGCCTCTTTTTCCGCGTAGGCTTCGAGCTTTGCCGTCAGTTCGTCGTCGGTCGCCGCGACGATGCGCGCCGCCAGCAGGCAGGCGTTTTTCGCGCCGTTGAGGCCGACGGAGGCGGCGGGGACGCCGGGGGGCATCTGCGCGATCGAGAGCAGCGCGTCAAGTCCGTCCATCGCGCCGCCCTTGACGGGAACGCCGATGACGGGCAGCGTGGTCGCGGCGGCCACCACTCCGGGGAGCGCCGCGGAGAGTCCGGCGACGGCGACAAGCGCCTTGATGCCGCGCTTGCGCGCGCCCTTCGCGTAGTTCTCGACGTCCGCGGGCGTGCGGTGCGCCGAGGCGATCGCCACTTCAAATTCTATGCCGAGCTCCTCAAGGACTGGCGTTCCCTTTTCCACGACGGGAATGTCCGAGGCGGAGCCCATGATGATGCCGATTTTCGGTGCCATTTTATTTCCTCTTTTCGTAAGCGAATTTATTATCTCTTCAGCGATTTGTCGCCGATGTCGTTCCGGTAGTGGGCCTTTTCAAAGCTGATCTTTTTCACCCTGCTGTAGGCGCGTTCGCGCGCCGTGGGCAGATCGTCCGCGAGGCCGACGACGGTGAGGACGCGGCCGCCGTTCGTGACCAGCTCGCCCCTGTCGTTGAGCTTCGTACCGGCGTGATAGACGAAGGTGTTTTCAATTTCTTCGTCGGCGCCGCTGATGGGGCAGCCCTTTTCAAAGGTGTCGGGATAACCGCCGGAGGCCATGACGACGCCGAGGGCGACCAGCTTCGCGCCGGGCCAGGGTATATCGGCCAGCTCGCCTTTGGCGCAGGCGAGGATCACCTCGCCAAAGTCGCCGCCGAAGGCGGGCAGCACCACCTGCGTCTCGGGGTCGCCGAGGCGCACGTTATATTCGAGGACGGAGAGCGAACCGTCGGGCTTGATCATGATTCCCGCGTATATCACGCCGCAGAAGGGAATCTTTTCCGCCTTGAGGCCGTCGACCGTCGGGGTGAGGACCTCGTCTGTGACCTTCTTCATGAAGGCGTCGTCGACCCAGGGCACGGGCGAGTAGGCCCCCATGCCGCCGGTATTGTTCCCCTTGTCTCCGTCGAGCGCCCGTTTGTGGTCCTGGCTCGAAGGCAGGATGCGCACCGTCTCGCCGTCGGTGATGGCGAGCACGG is drawn from Cloacibacillus porcorum and contains these coding sequences:
- a CDS encoding nucleotidyl transferase AbiEii/AbiGii toxin family protein; protein product: MRILPAIARNGAFALKGGTAINLFERGLPRLSVDIDLCYPHFSERAEALGSIVKHLTSIRQDLSKRIHGIKFVNLGVESLEYKLLCRTPEAIVKIEVNTTMRGHVFPIRTMPVHPDAEEILGQYTEMPVISREELYGGKICAALDRQHPRDLFDLAPFLSGSGNGFDRRIVLGFIICLLSHNRPLHELLAPNAHDMKEAFDNQFVGMSAMPFTYEDYVKTREMLFAALPALLDDADRKFLVSFAEGAPDWSLFEVPDAARLPAILWKLRNIDILKERSPRKFDDQCAILREVLK
- a CDS encoding thioredoxin family protein, whose amino-acid sequence is MAIDKTKGMVAAMKELKMFMFEGCPHCKRAEEMISELLARHPEYKEVPFVMIDEKKEPEVADKYDYYYVPTFFVGSEKIAEGVPTEEGVEKAFSTAYKG
- the cysK gene encoding cysteine synthase A, producing MKNVEDLEIMELVGGTPLYRLKRDGGGAQAWIKLEGGNPGGSIKDRAAWGMLKEAQKNGQLTEKTVIVEPTSGNTGIGLAMLGRALGLPVVLTMPESMSQERRAVLAAFGAKLVLTPASEGMAGAVNEAKRMLAEDANALMLDQFSNPGNPRAHEESTGPEILAQLPDGKKLAAFVASFGTGGTVTGVGRALRKEFPEVKVIAVEPASSPLITKGKAGPHKIQGIGANFVPANLAVSEIDEFMTVTDEDALSTARRLAAEEGLFSGISTGANVWAALKVAADLPRDNVVVTVQPDRGDKYLSIFSS
- a CDS encoding class I SAM-dependent methyltransferase, whose protein sequence is MPQVDQNIKEKMLFIKKFVAEPRMIGSITPSSPQLVASMLCNVDWDKIACIAEFGAGTGVVTKAIMKNKLPQSRLFVFEIEDDLRQKLIRDTGLDIYDDARRLPHVLREERLRKVDLIVSGLPYAVLPQEVTAAVLDGISRTLAEDGMFVAFQYSLHMKSAFERIFKEVKIRFVMMNIPPAFVYECRGLKG
- the purE gene encoding 5-(carboxyamino)imidazole ribonucleotide mutase, producing the protein MAPKIGIIMGSASDIPVVEKGTPVLEELGIEFEVAIASAHRTPADVENYAKGARKRGIKALVAVAGLSAALPGVVAAATTLPVIGVPVKGGAMDGLDALLSIAQMPPGVPAASVGLNGAKNACLLAARIVAATDDELTAKLEAYAEKEASKVRESRKKLENLPAAPADAY
- the purD gene encoding phosphoribosylamine--glycine ligase, coding for MKVMVLGGGGREHAVVHAFSKSKITSELHCCPGNPGIAKLAQCHAGDPCDPQAMKTLCEKLGIELVFVGPEAPLVAGTADALREAGILVMGPGASGARLEGSKAFSKQFMKRHGVPTSDFDLCTNLEECKAALAKRSAPFVVKADGLAAGKGAFLPESYDEAVATCRMMLEEQKLGTAGNLIVVEDYVQGMEMTVLAITDGETVRILPSSQDHKRALDGDKGNNTGGMGAYSPVPWVDDAFMKKVTDEVLTPTVDGLKAEKIPFCGVIYAGIMIKPDGSLSVLEYNVRLGDPETQVVLPAFGGDFGEVILACAKGELADIPWPGAKLVALGVVMASGGYPDTFEKGCPISGADEEIENTFVYHAGTKLNDRGELVTNGGRVLTVVGLADDLPTARERAYSRVKKISFEKAHYRNDIGDKSLKR